Proteins encoded together in one Hevea brasiliensis isolate MT/VB/25A 57/8 chromosome 16, ASM3005281v1, whole genome shotgun sequence window:
- the LOC110662721 gene encoding transcription repressor OFP7-like — protein sequence MNLSGISLTVYAQLLQTKISKMAKRFKLKLSRVITSFNSCRLKDPSTFPSNPVPSFLGLSTVRLRLPPSVPPSKHHHSSSIKRHMSSAFASISCGFTSKSTTTHSLSETDHNNSPLPPPPPTEFHWEREEEWHVVAKMYDETPRRKIYNSLVSGHFENDNIFLPPPPPPNTERKKRRIKKKKKTTPRIRTSSSSADGGLFSSEGLDDDNDEEEDDMVKEETETLVSSTRSISIDYSSPECSAHLETIRESPFNRIRHRKKKVKRAKRYVNGKGRKSCDQSQSSPARLSRFQWLIPCAVEGKVRESFAVVKKSEDPHEDFKKSMMEMILEKQMFEVNDLEKLLQCFLSLNSRHYHGVIVEAFSEIWEDLFCESSNTYGVSRAL from the coding sequence ATGAACCTTTCAGGCATTTCTCTAACAGTTTATGCGCAGCTACTGCAGACAAAGATATCAAAAATGGCGAAacgtttcaagctcaaattatccCGAGTAATCACATCCTTCAATTCTTGCCGCCTCAAGGACCCTTCCACTTTCCCGTCCAATCCTGTCCCTTCATTTCTCGGACTTTCTACTGTCAGACTCCGTCTCCCACCCTCAGTCCCTCCATCCAAGCACCATCACTCTTCCTCCATCAAGCGTCACATGTCCTCAGCCTTCGCTTCAATCAGCTGCGGCTTCACATCAAAATCGACTACTACACATTCTCTTTCTGAGACCGACCACAACAACTCACcacttcctcctcctcctccgacTGAGTTTCACTGGGAAAGAGAAGAGGAATGGCACGTTGTGGCCAAAATGTATGACGAAACTCCTCGTCGGAAAATCTATAACTCTTTGGTTTCCGGTCACTTTGAAAACGATAACATTTTTCTTCCTCCACCTCCTCCTCCGAACACCGAGCGGAAAAAACGACGgattaaaaagaagaagaaaacaacACCAAGAATCCGCACCAGCAGTTCATCAGCTGATGGCGGACTATTCAGCAGTGAAGGTTTGGACGATGAtaatgatgaagaagaagatgatatgGTCAAGGAGGAAACAGAAACATTAGTTTCATCGACCAGAAGCATCTCTATTGATTATTCTTCGCCAGAGTGCAGCGCTCATTTAGAAACCATACGTGAGTCACCCTTTAACAGGATCCGTCATCGCAAGAAGAAGGTTAAGAGGGCAAAACGATACGTTAACGGGAAGGGGAGAAAGAGTTGCGACCAGTCACAATCATCTCCGGCGAGATTGTCGAGGTTTCAATGGCTGATACCGTGCGCGGTGGAGGGGAAGGTGAGGGAGAGCTTCGCAGTGGTGAAGAAATCGGAGGATCCACACGAGGACTTCAAGAAGTCGATGATGGAGATGATATTGGAGAAGCAGATGTTCGAAGTGAATGATTTAGAGAAACTGTTGCAGTGTTTCTTGTCTTTGAATTCCAGGCATTATCATGGGGTTATTGTTGAGGCTTTCTCTGAGATTTGGGAGGATCTGTTCTGTGAAAGTTCCAATACCTATGGAGTTTCTAGAGctctttga